One window of Hypanus sabinus isolate sHypSab1 chromosome 10, sHypSab1.hap1, whole genome shotgun sequence genomic DNA carries:
- the LOC132400585 gene encoding UI-like: MTTTPLIFIATCLLLVSHISPAVCRAADLGIFNRLRSNISTASGEDNDQILSYVLREKLLQPLEQNPNYMELHSRSLKDQILNEILETSHLRNELFPNTETSVSIQGPELDMVPAFSERSKRSASINSLNLSLLLLKEINRIRKNKNRLIQAQKNRKIMDAIGK; this comes from the coding sequence ATGACAACAACACCATTGATTTTCATTGCAACCTGTTTGCTACTTGTCAGCCACATCTCCCCTGCTGTGTGTCGTGCTGCAGATTTGGGTATTTTCAACAGACTGCGTTCCAATATCAGCACAGCCAGTGGTGAAGATAATGATCAAATTCTTTCCTACGTTCTGAGGGAAAAGTTACTCCAACCTTTGGAGCAGAATCCAAACTACATGGAGCTTCACTCTCGGTCACTCAAGGATCAGATTCTGAATGAGATCCTTGAAACCAGTCACCTCCGGAATGAACTTTTcccaaacacagaaacatcaGTGTCCATTCAAGGACCAGAACTTGATATGGTGCCAGCTTTTTCTGAACGCTCAAAGAGATCTGCTTCCATCAACTCCCTGAATCTCTCACTCCTCCTTTTGAAGGAAATAAATAGGATCAGAAAGAATAAAAATCGATTGATACAGGCACAGAAAAATCGGAAGATTATGGACGCCATTGGCAAATGA